CACGAAATCGGCCCCCGCTTCCCTGGCCAGCAGCGCCCCGAGGCGCATCTCCTCCCGACTCAGGTAACAGGTCTCCAGGATCACTTTCACCACCACGTGGCCCTCCCCCTTGCCGGCGTCGTAACGGCGCGCCAGCTCCACCACGCCCCGGATGTCCTCCCTCACCCTCTCCAACCTTCCCGAGCGGAGGGCGGAGATGTTGATCACCATGTCCAGCTCCCCGGCTCCCTGCTGCAGCGCGAACACCGCCTCCGCCCTCTTGGCGTCGGTGGACTGGTAACCGAAGGGAAACCCCAGGGGTGCCCCTAGGACCACACCGCTTCCCCGGAGCTCCATGCGCGCCATGGGCAGGTAGTAAGGGGGCACGAAAACGGCCCGGAAGCGCGCATCCGCCGCCTGGCGCAAGAAGCTCAGGTACTCACGTTCATCGGCCTCCGGCCGCAGCAGGGTGGCGTCCAGGAGGTAGGTTAGATGCCCCACACTGGGAAACAATTCCAGGACTTCTTCCCTGGTCACCTCCCGTTTCGCTCCGGGCATCTCGCACCCCCATTCATACCAAAGCCATGGCCACCAGGAGGTAGACCGCCAACCCCACGGCGTCCATGAGCGTGGCCACCAGCGGCTCGGAGGCCTTGGAGGGATCGCGGCCCATCTTCCTCAGGAGCAGGGGAAGAGAGGACCCCAGCAGGGCGGCGGAGAGAACCGTGCAGGCCATGGCCAGACCCACCGCAGTTCCCAGGGCGGCGTTCTCGCGCATCAACCAGGCCACCACGGCGATTATCCCTCCCGAGGCCGCGGCCACCAGGAGACCGATGCCCACCTCGCTCGCCACGGCCCGCACGTACCGCCGCCCTTCTCCCTCCTGGAGGAGGTCCACGGTCACGCGCGTGGCGCTCTGCAGGGCCACCGTCCCTCCCATGGCCAGGATGGCGGGAATGAAGAAGATGATGGCCAGGTGATTCCTCAGCACCTCCGAGAAACCCCGCAGAATGCCCCCCACCACCAGGACCTCCAGAGCCAGGGCGAGGAAAACCCAGGGCAGCCTGCCCAGGAAGGGGACCAG
The genomic region above belongs to Actinomycetota bacterium and contains:
- the deoC gene encoding deoxyribose-phosphate aldolase; translated protein: MPGAKREVTREEVLELFPSVGHLTYLLDATLLRPEADEREYLSFLRQAADARFRAVFVPPYYLPMARMELRGSGVVLGAPLGFPFGYQSTDAKRAEAVFALQQGAGELDMVINISALRSGRLERVREDIRGVVELARRYDAGKGEGHVVVKVILETCYLSREEMRLGALLAREAGADFVKTSTGFGPAGATADDVRFLREVVGPGFGVKASGGIRTLAQVMEMVRAGANRIGTSAAYAILQEYLWIYGVRS